One segment of Pseudophryne corroboree isolate aPseCor3 chromosome 10, aPseCor3.hap2, whole genome shotgun sequence DNA contains the following:
- the HP1BP3 gene encoding heterochromatin protein 1-binding protein 3 isoform X2 — protein sequence MPIRRAVNSSSQETAPKNRAADSEEKKAEPDASSEESASTGEEQETETPPATSSETEQPKEAEANEATKTEGAVTEDAKKDGEKEPSKDKEKKVKKTIPSWATLSASQLARAQKQTHVASSSRPKMDAILTEAIKACFQKSGASVVAIRKYIINKYPSLELERRGYLLKQALKRELQRGIIRQVKGKGASGSFVVVSNSGKSAPKSKDRKKSNPAAGDQPNVKLEDILPLAFTRLCEPKEASYSLIKKYVSQYYPKLKVDVKPQMLKNALQRAVEKGQLEQITGKGASGTFQLKRAGDKPLLSGGLFEDAILSAITAMNEPKTCSTTAIKKYVLENHPGVNSSFQVHLLKRTLRKCEKYGWMEQISGKGFSGTYQLSFPYYPGPYVLFPDKAEEEEDESEEESEEEEEESESEEESEEEEPPPKRRMQKKAAPSKSRSRAPPPKPKRSAPTPRGKAKSVPKKARQPSPPPPSPPASKAKKGRSAPPPPPPPPAKKAASRAPKKPVATKKAVKPVAKGKSSQRKSLRAKK from the exons AGCCTGACGCCAGTTCTGAGGAGTCTGCTTCTACCGGAGAGGAACAAGAGACTGAAACACCCCCAGCCACTTCCAGCGAGACGGAGCAGCCGAAAGAGGCCGAGGCCAATGAGGCAACAAAGACTGAGGGGGCGGTAACAGAGGACGCCAAGAAAGA TGGTGAGAAGGAACCATCCAAAGACAAAGAGAAGAAGGTGAAGAAGACAATTCCATCATGGGCTACACTGTCTGCCAGCCAGCTGGCCCGCGCCCAGAAGCAGACACACGTGGCATCTTCATCTCGCCCCAAGATGGATGCCATCCTGACTGAGGCCATCAAG GCTTGTTTCCAGAAGTCCGGGGCCTCGGTTGTGGCAATCCGGAAATACATCATTAATAAGTACCCATCGTTGGAGCTGGAAAGGAGGGGATACCTGCTGAAGCAGGCTCTGAAGAGAGAGCTGCAGAGGGGGATTATCCGTCAG GTGAAGGGGAAGGGAGCATCCGGCAGCTTTGTAGTTGTGTCAAACTCTGGAAAATCTGCACCGAAGTCTAAAGATAGAAAG AAGAGTAACCCGGCAGCCGGCGATCAGCCCAACGTTAAACTGGAAGACATCTTACCCCTGGCTTTCACCAGGCTGTGTGAGCCTAAGGAAGCGTCTTACAGTCTCATCAAGAAATACGTGTCTCAGTATTACCCCAAGCTCAAGGTGGATGTCAA GCCTCAGATGCTGAAGAACGCTCTGCAGCGGGCAGTGGAGAAGGGGCAGCTGGAGCAGATTACAGGGAAGGGGGCTTCCGGTACATTCCAG CTGAAGCGGGCAGGAGATAAACCTCTTCTGAGCGGAGGATTGTTTGAGGACGCCATCTTGTCTGCAATCACCGCCATGAATGAGCCCAAGACCTGCTCCACCACCGCCATTAAGAAGTATGTGCTGGAGAACCATCCCGGTGTGAACTCCAGCTttcagg TTCATCTCCTGAAGAGGACCCTGCGGAAGTGTGAGAAGTACGGCTGGATGGAGCAGATCTCTGGGAAAGGTTTCAGCGGCACCTACCAGCTCAGCTTCCCATATTACCCCGG TCCCTACGTGCTGTTCCCGGACAAAGCTGAGGAAGAAGAAGATGAGTCTGAGGAGGAGtctgaagaggaagaggaggaatctGAGTCTGAGGAGGAGTCTGAGGAGGAGGAGCCCCCTCCAAAGAGGAG GATGCAGAAGAAAGCGGCCCCTTCTAAATCCAGGTCAAGAGCCCCCCCACCCAAGCCCAAGAGGAGTGCCCCGACTCCCAGGGGGAAGGCAAAGAGTGTTCCCAAGAAGGCTCGCCAAccttcccctcctcctccctctccccctgcATCAAAGGCGAAGAAGGGAAGAtccgccccaccaccaccacctcctccaccTGCCAAAAAAGCAGCCAGCCGAGCCCCCAAGAAGCCAGTGGCCACGAAGAAAGCTGTGAAGCCCGTGGCAAAGGGCAAATCCAGCCAGCGGAAGTCCCTGAGGGCTAAGAAGTGA